In one Bactrocera tryoni isolate S06 chromosome 5, CSIRO_BtryS06_freeze2, whole genome shotgun sequence genomic region, the following are encoded:
- the LOC120776612 gene encoding uncharacterized protein LOC120776612 produces the protein MRCPRLWLIFTWLLGSCLHSTNLISMVKFTNVNCITLDKPFADFAYCKLKALSRDKVALSLRVKLFEIPVNNVSLNVEFFKKYNGYRPFLFNKTLNFCEFLRNKKRIGLLEIIFKFLEPHSNINHTCPYNNDIIVDRLILKPNYFALLPLPAGEYRIKITVGAYNDWKAIVNVFMQTWE, from the exons ATGCGCTGTCCGCGGTTGTGGTTGATTTTTACTTGGTTGCTTGGCTCTTGTCTTCATTCTACCAATCTTATATCGATGGTCAAATTTACGAATGTTAACTGTATAACGCTGGATAAACCGTTTGCTGATTTCGCATATTGTAAGCTTAAAGCTTTGTCTCGCGATAAAGTCGCACTTTCGTTGCGCGTCAAACTCTTTGAAATTCCAGTAAATAATGTCAGC ttaaatgtagaatttttcaagaaatataaCGGATATCGACCTTTCCTGTTCAacaaaacattgaatttttgcGAATTTCTCCGCAATAAGAAGCGTATCGGccttttggaaataatttttaaatttttggaaccGCATTCAAATATCAATCACACCTGTCCATATAAC AATGATATTATCGTCGATCGACTTATTTTAAAACCAAACTATTTTGCTTTGTTGCCACTGCCAGCGGGGGAATATCGCATAAAGATAACCGTTGGTGCTTATAACGATTGGAAAGCAATTGTCAATGTATTTATGCAAACTTGGGAATAA